TATTGAGAGTATTGTTGATATACCATTAAAGAGAAAGCACTTCGTTAATAAAGAGCTTGCAAAGGCATATTATGAAAACCAATGATTTAATTGAAAAATGTGAATATTTAAGAAAGAAAGTTTTGGATATTTGTCTAAAGGCAGAAACGGGGCATGTTACTTCCTCGATGTCATGTGTCGAAATATTAGCAACTCTGTATTATAAAAATTATATTAGAGTAAATCCAGAAAATGAAAATGATCCACAAAGAGATCGCTTTATTTTAAGTAAAGCTCAGGCCAGTCCTCTCCTCTATACCATTCTAGCCGATTTAGGTTATTACGATATGAAGGAATTAGATAAGTTTGCACAAAAAGATGGGATATTTGGTGTTCATCTTCAAAATACTGTTCCAGGTGTTGAAACAACAGCTGGGGCTCTAGGGCATGGGCTTGGAGTTGGTGCTGGTATTGCTCTAAGTGCAAAGATGAATAGAGAGTTATATTTAACTTATGTTCTTCTTGGAGATGGAGAGCTCTATGAAGGCTCCATTTGGGAGTCTATGAAATTTGCATCCCACAATAGATTAAATAATTTAGTAGGAATCATTGATCGTAATTACTTATGCACATTAGATTTTACTGAAAATATCTTAGCTTTAGAGCCTTTAGAGGATAAGATCAAAGCATTTGGTTGGAATTGTATTAGAGTAGATGGTCATTGTATTGAAAGCTTAGACAAAGCTCTTTCAAACCTAAGGTCAAGACCATCGTCTGTCCCGACTATGATTATTGCCGATACAGTAAAGGGAAAAGGGGTTGATGTAATGAGCTTTAGGCCATTATGTCACGGCGTTCCTCCAAAAGGTGACGATATTGAAGTTGCAAAAAAGGAAGTAGGACTATGATTACTCAAAGAGATTCTTTTTGGGATGAGCTTTATGAACTTGCTAAAGTTGATAGGGATATTATTATAGTAAGTGCTGATATGGGAGCTCCTTCCTTAGATAAGTTTAGAACAAATCTTCCAAGCCAGTTTGTTCACACAGGAATTGCTGAACAAAACTCAATCTTAGTCGCTTCAGGCCTGGCAAAAGAAGGAAAGAAAGTATTTGTATATGCTATAGCCTCTTTTTTAACTCTAAACTGTATTGAAAAGATAAGAGTTCAAAATTCCATGATGAACTTTCCTATTAATCTTGTCGGTGTTGGCGCAGGGTTTAGTTATCCAGATTCCGGTCCAACTCATCACTTGCTAGAAGATATTTCAGTAATGAGGGCACTGCCTAATATTACAATTTATTCACCAGCGGATTCAAATGTTTCAAAGGCACTTGCAAGGAACTTTAACAATCTTGCAGGAACGAATTATTTCAGACTTGAGAGACAGCCTAGAGACATTCTTTATAAAGAAGATGTCATTTTGGAGGATGGAATGAGTGAGCTTGTTCATGGTGAGGACTTGTTAATCATTTCAACTGGAATAACGACTTCAATAGCTAGTGAAATAATAGAGAATAATAAAAACTTATCTATAGGCCTTTTAGATATTTTCAAAATACCTTTAAATAAAGAAAAGCTTATAGAAATTGTCAGTCGCTATAAAAAAGTACTTACTTACGAAGAACATTTCTTAGAAGGTGGCCTAGGTAGTGCAATTCTTGAAGTACTTTCTGATAATGAAGTATATGTACCAGTTAAAAGAGTTGGGATACCAGTTTCAAAAGGTTTTTCGTATACATATGGTGGTAGAGAAGAAATTCATAAGTATTATGAAATTGATAAAGAAACAGTAGAAAGTAAGATAAGAAATTGGATATTGTAGAAAAAAAATACAAAGTCTTATCAATTTTAGTGTGGGGCGGTCTACTGTCGCTTCTATTTGTTTTTGGAATTTTTTGGAGCGGTGATACTCTCTATGTTAATTCAAGGCAATTATGGCATGATATGCCAACTTATCTTAATCTAATGTCGAGTTATAGTGAGAGAGAGTTGCTTGAATGGTTTAATCATGCTCCTTCTAGTTCTGATCTAAATTTGCGCTATCCATTCTTATTTATCTTATTACCGTCTATATTGATGAAGGTTTTCCACTTGGATGTGATAGAAGTCTATAGAGTATTCTCAATATTCGTAAGCTTTCTTCTCTTTTATTGCCTTCATTTATTTTATAATAATTTTTTAAGGTCTCACAAAAAAGCATTCTTATGTATTGGCGTTTTCTTATTAAGCTCGGGCTTTAATTACTTAAAATGGATCGTTAAGTTTTTTGAAGACCCAAGTATTCTAAATACGAATCACCTATTTCAGTATCACCCTTCTGTCGCTTCAACATTTATGTACAGTCTTTTTCCTTCGCGATCTCTATGCGGTGGACTCATTTTCTCAACGCTCGCAATACTATGCCTGGAAAGGATAAGTAATAAAAAATACTTCGCTTTCTCTTGTTTACTCTCTTTATGTAGCTTTTTTACTTATCCACACTCTTTAATTCTCATTTTCTTATATTCTGTGTGTAGCCTATTTAAGAAAAAAAATATCAAAGAATGGGTCGTGTTTGGTATGATTAATACTGCGTTTGTATCAGCTTATTCATTCTTGTACTTATCTCACCCTGATATTATAATCACCATCGACTTTAGTCCTCTATGGTTTGTATCAGGATTAAGCCTAAGTGAAGGCTCAATATATATCGTTAGAGAGTTTGGAATATTTTATTTTTTAATTGCTTTTATATTAATAAAGAATAGAACATTAGGCACACTTGATATCATAGGTTTAGCGACTCTTACTCTCTATGCATTCTTTATTATGCAGCCAAATCCATACGATAATGCGAGAATTCTAATACTGTCAAAATTATGTTTTAGCGTAAGTCTAGTAAATTTTTTAATAGAGAAATCAAAGAAAAAAATGCTCGTCATTTTACTATCCGTTCTGTTATTCGCTGATCCAATAATTAATTACATAGAAACAATTGTTCCAAATAGAGTTTCGTATCCTTTCTTAACAAGATCAGATTACGAATTATCTGCATTTATAAAAAGCAATACATTGTTGGATGATGTGTTTTTAACAGACTCTAGAAGAAATAATCCTATTTCGTTACTGGCAGGAAGAGGGAAATTTCTAGGAAATAGACATTATCTTTGGTCTTTAGGTTACAATTACACCATAAAAGAAAAAGTCGTGAATGAAATTTATGAAGGTGGTGATGGCGTTTTGAGAATTGCTAAAGACCATGGAATTGATTATATAGTTTTTTCTAAGTATGAATTATTAGCTCCAGAGATGGTAAAGAAATTTGGTCATCAAGATAATTTTGAAACCAGGCCCAGAAGAATGAATATTGAATTCTATAAGAATAACTTCAATACTTTCTACGAATCAGAAAGATACTTAATATTTAAGTTATAGATTCAATGTACAATTTAGTACGTTCAAAACCTTCTGTTGTCCCTATATCGTAAAATAGATTTGAACTCACAACGTATTGAAATGAAGATATATTTGGTTCTAGAATATTTTTTTCTAATGAAAACTGACCATTGGAGCCATGAAATAGGTTCCTATTTAATAGATAGATGCCAGTGTTTAAATAGCTGCCACTATTGCTCTTTTCATTAAAAGAGAGTATTTTTTTAGCGCTGATTTGAACAGCTCCGCTTGCACTATCTTTTTTAAAGTTGTTACATAAGAGAATGGTTGATTGTTCTGTTCTTTTAATCACCCTCTCAAAATCTTCTTTTATAAAGGTGTCGCCATTAATAACTAAAATACTTTCATATTGAGGATTTAAATTGAAGAAGTTAAGTATGGCACCACCTGTACCTAGCGGAGTTTCTTCTAAAATATAGTTAAAGTGCTTGAAATTGAATTCTTCTTTAAATTCATCTATAAATAGTTCGTATCTGTCGCCTAATAGGAAAGTGAATTTTATAAATCCTTGGGACTGGAGCTGTTCTATCATATATCGAATAAATGCTTTCTCCTTAATTGGATATAAGCATTTTGGAATTGACTCATCAATATTTAGGAACCGATTGCCCTGTCCTCCACATAGAATAACAATTTGAGTATCATGATTGTTATTCATATATTTCTATGAATTTTACCGCCAGAATTTAAATATTCAATAACTTCAAGTATACCATGTGAAAGACTCTTCTGGGCTTGAAATCCGAATGACTTAATCTTTTCGTTAGACACAATATAGTTCCTTTTGTCTGGATCTTTACTAAATTCATTTAATGAGATTTTAGTATCTGGTAAATGTGCTCTTATCTTGTTTGCAAGATCAAGCTTGGTAAGATTAGCGTTATTTAAACCCACATTAAAAATATTGTTATTCATTTGATCAAAATTCTTAATGCAAAAAATAAAGCATTCAACGACATCATTTATATGAATGTAATTTCTAATAAAATGATGTTCAAAAAGAATCAGCTCACTTTTATTATACGCAGTTTCTACAAAATCGTTTACTAATAAATCAAAACGAGTCCTATATGAAGTTCCAAATACTGTGGCAAGTCTTAAGGAGATGGCATTCCCTCTATTGTGAATAATGTTCTCAGCATTTGATTTTGTTCTTCCGTAGAGACTGATTGGTGTCAAAGGGGTTGCTTCGTCACATTCTATTTCATTTGATTTTGTACCATAGCCACTATTCGTTGTTGGAAAAATTATTCTTTGTTCTTTTTGTGAAAGATCACATATCCACTTTATTATATCTTGGTTTATGAGTTTCGCATCATTAGGGAGTTGTTCACATAATGGGGCACCTACTAAGCATGCAAGAGGGATTATTACATCTTGATTTTGAATATGATATTCTAATAAGTCTTTGTCACGAATATCAGTGTGGATAAATTCAATTTTTTGACTTTCAAAATAATGAGGAATTTCCTGATTATAGTATAGAGAGTCTATTACAGTTACTTTGTGACCTTCTGAAATTAATTTTTCGCATAGCTTGGAACCAATATATCCGGCTCCACCAGTGACTAGAATATTCATTTAAAAAGTGTAGCTTCGTAGGTCCTCTTGACAAAGGGGGGGTGCGGCAATGATAATTTTTAAATGTATAAAGTAGTGATGAAACCTCTTCGAATTTCTCTCTTCGGAGGAGGTACAGATTACCCTAGCTGGTTTGAATTACATTCAGGAATAGTTTTAGGTGGACCCATAAACAAATCGATATACTGGGAATATTCTGAAGATTCAAAAGAGTTAGATATAATCAAAAAAGTGTCATCTTTTTTAGGCATTACTGTTGAAGATTGTTTAACACTCAGAAATTCAAAGTTTTTGTCAAAAGGTTTGGGAGCAAGTTCCGCTTCAATAAGCTCATTAATTGAAACCGTATCAAATAAAGTGCTTTCAAGAAATGATTTAATCTCGAAAGTGACATATTTTGAACAAGAATATTTGAAAAAAAATGCAGGAAACCAAGATCAAATATTAGTTAATTCTAATAAATTCAAAGTGCTACGGTTTTCAAAAGATAATGTTTTTGAAGATGATGAAGAGATTCCTAGGGATACTATTCATACTTTAAATGCGAAAATGTATATAGTTGAAAGCAAGAAGAAGCGAGATGGAGAGCTAAAGGAAATTAATTTTGAAGACAATGCAGAGAGCTTGGGTGCAATAAAGGAAATTGCTGAAGAAGCCCTTGTCATCTTGAAAGATAAAAACTTTAACGAGTCAGAGTTTCATCGACTTCTCAATCTTAGTTGGAAGTATAAGAAGAAAATTTTAACTGATAGTGATGTTAAATTCTTTGAAGAAGAAATTTCTGAAATATTTAAAATGGGTGCTAGTTCTGTTAAGTTGTTAGGGGCTGGTGGAGGAGGGTACTATGTTACATTCTTCGATAGAAAACCACGGCCTTCTAGTTTTAATGAAGTCATCAAAGTAGAATTTCTTGAATAGAATAAATCATTTTAGAGAATACTGGCCAAGTTACATACTATTACTTTCTGTAATAATCTCTTCAGGAGTAATATTTAAAAAGCATAGAACTGTATCGCGTATCCAGACCCAGATGTCTAGAGTGAGTCATATTGATGGGAATTCGTTCGACGATCATTCGACGATTTCTGCAGTTAAGAATTTAACATTAGATTCATTTATTGAAAACTCTGGAATAGTAAATAGAAAAGGACACGTTCTTCATTCGTTCTTTAATGTTCCCTGCCATCAAGAGATAGAAGGACCAATTACATTTTTTGACTACTATCAAAATAAAAATAACTTGCAGTCAATTTATGAAGATTGTTTTTATACAAGAAGCCCACCTTTTACGGAGTATTTCTATAAAGCGGTAAGTAGTTCTTTTAAAGTTAATAACCTCAGAAATATATCTTTAATCATATCTGTCTTGAATGTATTTCTCTTATTTCTAATAATTAGGTCATATTTTTCATTTAAAGTATCAGTACTAACTATTTCTTTATATATACTAAGTTATAGCAGTTATGGTTGGGTACAAAATCTATATAATATACCAATTCAAGAGGGTCTTCTTAGTATTTTTATTTTGACCTTAGTAAGAAGCTTTAAGTATAGGCGTATTGTATATTTCTTAGCTCCTTTTTTGATTGTGTACACTTCAAATGAATATTTATTCTATACTCTGTGTATCGGAGGTTATTTTCTACTTATCAAAAAGAAGTCCATTAAAGATTTGTCTCTAGTGTGTTTAGGAGTAGGCCTTTCATTATCTTTGTACCTGATACAGAGAGTTATGTTTTTTGGCAGTTTAGAAAAAGTTATTGGTGATGTATCTAACACATTAACTAATAGATATCCTTTGGTGAATGATTCATTTTTTGATTCTCTTGAATTAATGAGTAAATATATCTACATGACTCTTAATTATAATGTCATAAGTGTTGCGTTAATTATTGTCTCTTTAATAGTACTTATGCTTAAAAGAAAGAGTTCTGAAGTGAGAGATATACTAGTATTTCTTGCTGGTTCTCTTCTATTTTCAATGATCTTATTTAATGTGGCCCTTTATCATACTCATATATTCTTTAGACATTTTATACTGACCTTTCTCTTATCTTTAGGCTTTGTTTTCAGAGAGTTGCTTAATAAAAATAATAAAATAGTATTAAGGTTAATAATTTTACTTGCTATCGTATGGCAGATTGGAATTTCTTTAAAAAGAGTTTCTGTTGAATACAGAATGATCTTTGCTGGAGAAGAAAAGATATTTGAAAATAATATAACTAACCAATTAAAAGACCTATTAATTTGGAGTGAATCAAAGACTTCAGTAGAGCATGGACAGAGGCACTTGTTGGTAAATAATATTACTCCCGGTAATAAGTATTTCACTCCAAGAGTTTTTAAAATTAAAGGAAATGAGAGATTTATCTTCGATTACTATTTTATAGATAAAGTTGTAGCAAATGAATTTTGGATTTTAGTATTAAATGAACAACAATTAAGTTCTCTTTCAAAGTGTCAAATTTATTCGAAAAAAAACTCAATTATTGAGTTGAATATAGCGATATCTTCTAAAGAAGAGTCGACACTACTAAAAGGTTTATACTGGAAAAAATTCTTGTTTGAAAATACTCTTACTGACTTTATTCGATTGGATTGCCGTTCAGGTGATTCTATCGATGTTTTTGAGACTATGATTTTTGGAGAAAAAAATGAAAGTGAATAAAACCGAACTTGATGGTGTACTTGAAATTGATATTGAATGCTTTAAAGATCATAGAGGGGAATACATTGAAACATATAATGAACAAATATACAAAGACAATGGAGTAGAAGTTAATTTCGTACAAGATGATTATTCTAGATCAAAGAAAGGAGTGTTTAGAGGTATTCATGGGGATAAGGTTACATGGAAACTCGTTTCATGTCTTCAAGGCAGTATTAAACTTGTTGTCGTTAACTGCAAGAAGGGCGATAAGAACTTTGGAAAGCATGAAATATTTGATTTGTCGCAAGACAATCATAAACAGGTTTTAATTCCTCCAGGATATGGGAATGGTCACTATGTAGAAACAGAAGAAGCAATATTTCATTATAAGCAATCAACTTACTATGAGCCTTCTCTACAATTTTCATATAGATATGATGAAAAAGAATTCAATATCACTTGGCCAGTAGGATTTAATCCGATTACTTCCAAAAGAGATTCTTAGTGATATATTTGAATCAAGTTTGGAAAATCACTATCGTGAAAGTATTTCTTAAAACGAATTTTTGAAGATTCTTTTCGAATATAGTCTTTAATCTCATCATATTCACCACCAATTAAAGTGGTGTGTGGCTTGATCTCTGATTTATCCTTGATTTGTAAACCTTTAATTTTCAGCCCATAGTAGTAATTCGCATTAAATGCTAGATAGTAATTAAAAATGAAAGTGTCATTTGTGTACATATTAACAACTTGCTTAGTATCGTAGAACTTAGCTAAGTGCTCACTAGCATCCTTAGCATTCTTTCCTTTAATTATTACATACTTGTTGTATTCAATACTTCCAGAAATACCAAGAGAAATGATACCGATTGCCAGTATTAGCTGATGAGAGACCTTCTTTAGTGATTTTTCCAGCTCAATACTTGCACTTAAATAAATAATTGGTATCAAAAATAAAATATATCTCACGACTATTTCTTCCAATGGCATTGTTAGAGTAATTAAAAATAGAAGTAATGTGAAAACTAATAGACGGTATAGTGGTCTACTTACATTCTCTTTTGCATAGTAAATTCCAGTAGAAATGATTATGGAACTAATTACTGTTTGTTTGAAAAAAAAGCCCATGAAATAGTTCTTAAAAGGGAAAATTTCACCATAGAAGTTATGAAGGTCAAAGGCACCAGTGATGCCTGTAATAACAAGCAGAGGGCATAAGAAATTTACAATTATCTTAGAATCAAGAATTGGTATGAA
The window above is part of the Halobacteriovorax sp. HLS genome. Proteins encoded here:
- a CDS encoding transketolase, translating into MKTNDLIEKCEYLRKKVLDICLKAETGHVTSSMSCVEILATLYYKNYIRVNPENENDPQRDRFILSKAQASPLLYTILADLGYYDMKELDKFAQKDGIFGVHLQNTVPGVETTAGALGHGLGVGAGIALSAKMNRELYLTYVLLGDGELYEGSIWESMKFASHNRLNNLVGIIDRNYLCTLDFTENILALEPLEDKIKAFGWNCIRVDGHCIESLDKALSNLRSRPSSVPTMIIADTVKGKGVDVMSFRPLCHGVPPKGDDIEVAKKEVGL
- a CDS encoding transketolase family protein, with protein sequence MITQRDSFWDELYELAKVDRDIIIVSADMGAPSLDKFRTNLPSQFVHTGIAEQNSILVASGLAKEGKKVFVYAIASFLTLNCIEKIRVQNSMMNFPINLVGVGAGFSYPDSGPTHHLLEDISVMRALPNITIYSPADSNVSKALARNFNNLAGTNYFRLERQPRDILYKEDVILEDGMSELVHGEDLLIISTGITTSIASEIIENNKNLSIGLLDIFKIPLNKEKLIEIVSRYKKVLTYEEHFLEGGLGSAILEVLSDNEVYVPVKRVGIPVSKGFSYTYGGREEIHKYYEIDKETVESKIRNWIL
- a CDS encoding sugar phosphate nucleotidyltransferase, encoding MNNNHDTQIVILCGGQGNRFLNIDESIPKCLYPIKEKAFIRYMIEQLQSQGFIKFTFLLGDRYELFIDEFKEEFNFKHFNYILEETPLGTGGAILNFFNLNPQYESILVINGDTFIKEDFERVIKRTEQSTILLCNNFKKDSASGAVQISAKKILSFNEKSNSGSYLNTGIYLLNRNLFHGSNGQFSLEKNILEPNISSFQYVVSSNLFYDIGTTEGFERTKLYIESIT
- a CDS encoding NAD(P)-dependent oxidoreductase, with the protein product MNILVTGGAGYIGSKLCEKLISEGHKVTVIDSLYYNQEIPHYFESQKIEFIHTDIRDKDLLEYHIQNQDVIIPLACLVGAPLCEQLPNDAKLINQDIIKWICDLSQKEQRIIFPTTNSGYGTKSNEIECDEATPLTPISLYGRTKSNAENIIHNRGNAISLRLATVFGTSYRTRFDLLVNDFVETAYNKSELILFEHHFIRNYIHINDVVECFIFCIKNFDQMNNNIFNVGLNNANLTKLDLANKIRAHLPDTKISLNEFSKDPDKRNYIVSNEKIKSFGFQAQKSLSHGILEVIEYLNSGGKIHRNI
- a CDS encoding dTDP-4-dehydrorhamnose 3,5-epimerase family protein, producing MKVNKTELDGVLEIDIECFKDHRGEYIETYNEQIYKDNGVEVNFVQDDYSRSKKGVFRGIHGDKVTWKLVSCLQGSIKLVVVNCKKGDKNFGKHEIFDLSQDNHKQVLIPPGYGNGHYVETEEAIFHYKQSTYYEPSLQFSYRYDEKEFNITWPVGFNPITSKRDS